One part of the Dehalococcoidales bacterium genome encodes these proteins:
- a CDS encoding sigma-70 family RNA polymerase sigma factor yields the protein MPEDEERLVQRAKQGDQKAFAQLYEENFDRIYRYVALRIGDKTEAEDVTQQVFLKALKSIASFHWKGAPFIAWLFRIAHNQVVDHLRKKTKRVSVSFDDSLMSNTIPSSNKNPQQIVELKQDIE from the coding sequence GTGCCAGAGGATGAAGAGAGACTCGTCCAGAGAGCTAAACAGGGAGACCAGAAGGCTTTTGCCCAGTTATATGAGGAAAACTTTGACCGGATTTACCGTTATGTGGCGCTCAGGATAGGAGATAAAACGGAGGCGGAGGACGTGACCCAGCAGGTGTTTCTAAAAGCCCTGAAGTCCATCGCTTCGTTTCATTGGAAGGGTGCGCCTTTCATCGCCTGGTTGTTTCGTATTGCTCATAACCAGGTGGTTGACCACCTGAGGAAAAAAACAAAACGGGTCTCTGTTTCTTTTGATGATTCGCTAATGAGTAATACTATACCGAGCAGCAATAAAAATCCGCAGCAAATAGTTGAGCTCAAACAGGATATTGAGCA
- the rimI gene encoding ribosomal protein S18-alanine N-acetyltransferase translates to MSYHVRSMRKEDVAQVGEIDREAFSSQWPPPDYHHELRNQVAHYIVAIDGDKPGDVIQNGTAAKHNSAGLFSRLRRLFNHHPHNNELNLASEHVTGFVGFWAITDEAHITGIAVREAYRRRGIGELLMISTINLATELEARTLTLEVRASNTAAQALYTKYGFKQVGVRRGYYVDNKEDGLLMSTQDITTTAYRKHFHQLRQEHSRKYGAVLYQIIR, encoded by the coding sequence TTGTCTTATCATGTGCGCTCGATGCGCAAGGAAGACGTTGCCCAGGTCGGTGAGATTGACCGGGAAGCCTTTTCCAGCCAATGGCCGCCACCTGACTATCACCATGAACTGCGCAACCAGGTGGCCCACTACATCGTGGCAATTGACGGAGATAAACCCGGCGACGTTATTCAAAACGGGACTGCTGCAAAGCACAACTCCGCCGGTCTGTTCTCCCGATTGCGGAGGTTGTTTAACCACCACCCGCATAATAATGAACTTAATCTGGCCAGTGAGCACGTTACCGGTTTTGTCGGATTCTGGGCAATCACTGATGAAGCTCACATCACCGGTATCGCAGTGCGGGAAGCGTACCGCCGGCGGGGAATTGGAGAGCTATTAATGATATCCACAATCAACCTGGCCACCGAGCTGGAGGCACGCACACTTACCCTGGAGGTCCGCGCCTCCAACACTGCCGCCCAGGCTCTTTACACCAAATATGGCTTCAAACAGGTCGGGGTACGCCGCGGTTACTACGTTGATAATAAAGAAGACGGCTTATTGATGTCCACGCAGGACATTACGACAACCGCCTACCGGAAACACTTCCATCAGCTCAGACAAGAGCATTCCCGCAAATACGGGGCAGTCCTCTATCAAATTATTCGCTAA